The following proteins come from a genomic window of Nitrosopumilaceae archaeon AB1(1):
- a CDS encoding FAD-dependent oxidoreductase, which translates to MKSTNHTTTSIVNFSLRKEVFFIVIGSIIGATIMVIPPSTLSILQGSSDTFWLAAASVVGSTIQTVGIIIHLLVAIAIGTVVGLILYLTKLLDISRLRNGIIFGLLAGIIVEVVFTIPVYQFLLIPNIISMNLTADVMSAQITVEQILTTLIIHLIWGAVLGYTASILTTKFGANYRCQECDIEFSRLDVYLIHMQNIHDSNSFTTNIVILGGGYAGVGVLNHLQNKFDHNPQIHISMISETNFFLHTPMLPEMATGIIEPRHIATPLRNFCKRARFYQASVSDISLNDKMITAKTNDGKINTINFDYLVVAMGSETKFWSQNVKKHALTIKTLSDALFIRNHIISNLEKADQESDKEVQKHLTTFVVVGGGFSGVEMVGELNHFVREVVKKYYRNINYDYIKVVLISANDGILPEIGNLGIYAKKTLEKAGVKIYTKTKLTDADENSATLSDGTIIPCKTLIWAGGNAMNSTISNLDTEHHKNGRLIVDDYLRLPKNKNVFALGDCAMIIDSRNNTPYPPTAQHAIREAKTVSDNIIGIIEKSDSLSKFIYDTKGTMAKLGGRDGVAILLGHEFRGLIAWFLWKHYYLSTLPTMEKKIRVGLDWSIGQFFPQDVTHLSGIN; encoded by the coding sequence ATGAAATCCACAAATCATACCACTACATCAATAGTTAATTTTTCATTACGCAAAGAAGTATTCTTTATTGTAATTGGCTCAATCATTGGAGCGACAATTATGGTTATTCCACCTAGTACTCTAAGTATTCTTCAGGGGAGTAGCGATACATTTTGGCTTGCAGCTGCTAGTGTTGTCGGCTCTACTATTCAAACAGTCGGTATTATAATTCATCTTTTGGTTGCAATAGCGATTGGTACAGTTGTCGGTCTCATACTATATCTAACTAAATTGCTAGACATCTCTCGATTACGAAATGGAATCATATTTGGTTTACTTGCCGGTATCATAGTTGAAGTAGTATTCACCATACCTGTGTATCAGTTTCTATTAATTCCAAACATCATCTCTATGAATTTAACTGCAGATGTCATGTCTGCTCAAATTACTGTTGAGCAAATTCTAACTACACTAATCATTCATCTTATTTGGGGAGCAGTTTTAGGTTACACAGCATCCATCCTTACAACGAAATTTGGTGCAAATTACCGATGCCAAGAATGCGACATTGAATTTTCACGATTAGACGTATACCTTATTCATATGCAAAATATACACGATTCAAACTCATTTACCACAAATATTGTAATTCTAGGTGGCGGCTATGCTGGTGTCGGAGTATTAAATCATCTACAAAACAAATTTGATCACAACCCGCAGATACATATCAGTATGATTAGTGAAACTAATTTTTTCCTACATACTCCAATGCTACCAGAGATGGCAACTGGAATAATCGAGCCAAGACATATCGCAACACCGCTGAGAAATTTTTGCAAGAGGGCCAGATTCTATCAGGCATCAGTGAGTGACATATCACTGAATGATAAAATGATTACCGCAAAGACCAATGACGGTAAGATTAATACCATTAATTTTGATTATTTGGTAGTTGCTATGGGTAGTGAGACAAAATTTTGGAGTCAAAATGTAAAAAAACACGCATTGACAATAAAGACACTATCTGATGCATTATTCATTCGAAATCATATAATATCAAATTTAGAAAAGGCAGATCAAGAAAGTGATAAAGAGGTTCAAAAACATTTAACGACATTTGTTGTGGTCGGCGGTGGTTTCTCTGGTGTAGAGATGGTAGGCGAATTAAATCATTTCGTACGTGAAGTTGTAAAAAAATATTATAGAAATATCAATTATGATTACATCAAAGTAGTATTGATATCTGCCAATGACGGTATTCTTCCAGAAATTGGAAATCTTGGAATTTATGCGAAAAAAACATTAGAGAAAGCCGGTGTGAAAATTTACACAAAAACCAAACTTACAGATGCTGATGAAAACTCTGCTACACTAAGTGATGGTACTATAATACCGTGCAAGACATTGATCTGGGCAGGTGGTAACGCCATGAACTCTACAATAAGTAATCTTGATACTGAACACCACAAGAATGGTAGGTTAATTGTAGATGATTACCTCAGACTGCCAAAAAATAAGAATGTGTTTGCCTTGGGTGACTGTGCAATGATCATTGATTCACGTAACAACACTCCATATCCTCCAACTGCACAACATGCAATAAGAGAGGCTAAAACCGTATCTGACAATATCATTGGCATAATCGAGAAATCTGATTCTTTATCCAAATTCATTTATGATACAAAGGGGACTATGGCCAAACTCGGAGGCAGAGATGGTGTTGCCATTCTACTAGGTCATGAGTTTAGAGGACTGATTGCTTGGTTTTTGTGGAAACACTACTATCTGTCTACCCTTCCTACTATGGAGAAGAAAATTCGTGTTGGTCTGGATTGGTCAATTGGGCAATTTTTCCCACAGGATGTGACCCATCTTTCTGGAATTAACTGA
- a CDS encoding inositol monophosphatase family protein, giving the protein MEIIEILKNASQLVYQNVKGIAGTTNAGGDFGIGAGGDVSRNIDMIAEKTVIDYVKSSGFSCRILGEECGEIQIGDEPQGSIIMDAIDGSTNAVRGVPFFCCSLAFARGDHISDVTDGVVTDLVRGDTYWASRNKGAYKNDDRIHVGNTEQLYRVILLNISGSTTEDSKKLQPLFENTYTRHFGANALEMALLACGVADGFVDLRGKIRVHDLAAGFIILKEAGGIIHDTNQKSLDGVINYSTRISFIAAANDDIMKEIIQYIS; this is encoded by the coding sequence ATGGAGATTATAGAGATTCTCAAGAATGCATCACAACTAGTATATCAGAATGTAAAAGGAATAGCAGGCACGACAAATGCAGGTGGCGATTTCGGCATTGGTGCAGGCGGAGACGTGTCTAGAAATATCGACATGATTGCAGAGAAGACAGTAATTGATTATGTGAAGAGTAGTGGTTTTAGTTGTAGAATATTGGGTGAGGAGTGCGGTGAGATACAGATAGGTGATGAGCCGCAGGGCAGCATAATCATGGATGCAATAGACGGCTCCACCAATGCTGTACGCGGAGTTCCATTCTTTTGTTGTTCACTTGCATTTGCACGCGGTGATCATATCAGTGATGTTACAGATGGAGTTGTAACGGATTTGGTCAGAGGTGATACCTATTGGGCATCACGCAACAAGGGGGCATACAAGAATGATGATAGAATTCATGTTGGAAATACTGAACAGTTGTATCGAGTAATTCTATTAAACATATCCGGTTCCACAACAGAGGATTCTAAAAAATTACAGCCATTATTTGAGAATACTTATACACGTCACTTTGGAGCAAATGCATTAGAGATGGCTCTGTTGGCCTGTGGTGTTGCAGATGGATTTGTAGACTTGAGGGGAAAAATTAGAGTTCATGATTTAGCCGCAGGATTTATAATTCTAAAAGAGGCGGGGGGAATAATTCATGATACAAATCAAAAGTCCCTAGATGGAGTAATAAATTACTCTACTCGAATATCATTCATTGCAGCGGCAAACGATGATATCATGAAAGAAATCATACAATACATCAGTTAA
- a CDS encoding AAA family ATPase → MWSDKFRPRLISDMVGNEKARAGVLKWATTWHPGIKPLLLVGPPGIGKTTISQLLAQEFDYDIIGMNASDIRNKAGIRELLDPVMDGNTIMGTPLIFIDEVDGIHGKSNFGGVEELIKILKEPTVRIILAANFNDSDKMKNLNKVVQTITFKPIPPRLLQVYLSHVLKSEGVSLGPGTTIRTITKSRGDIRSLLNIAQTFKTGFSPDMTKSSDSLGIEQGVELFFKAKTLSDARDILSLIKTDPRTKISAFYSSVIMTSSLSSEQLKIILGALSDADVLYGRIMRHQEWRLLRYLDNILLKMYIPNLSISYSKYNLSWSLLSKLRWRAASVRKLFAYLAPKFHVSTSVFATLYMPYIMYNIKNEIIQLDLDEEYAEIINKELRRMSWRKIPMKFAGVCTVCNKEIAVGELGMWAKELGVKHLDCAKIKNFPCTVCGEPAGCPKCEYADDCDLELVSQMCICKTCLDKDSYDNYRIKVQNKFLKQVK, encoded by the coding sequence ATGTGGTCTGATAAGTTTAGACCACGTCTCATATCTGACATGGTAGGAAATGAAAAAGCACGGGCCGGTGTATTGAAATGGGCTACCACTTGGCACCCTGGAATTAAACCACTACTTTTAGTTGGCCCTCCCGGTATTGGCAAGACAACCATATCTCAACTGCTTGCACAAGAGTTTGACTATGATATCATTGGAATGAACGCTAGTGACATTAGGAATAAGGCAGGTATTCGTGAATTACTAGACCCTGTCATGGATGGGAATACCATCATGGGAACTCCGCTGATATTCATTGATGAGGTTGATGGAATTCATGGCAAATCCAATTTTGGTGGAGTCGAGGAGTTGATAAAAATTCTCAAAGAGCCGACTGTGAGAATAATTCTCGCTGCAAATTTTAATGATTCAGATAAAATGAAGAATTTGAATAAAGTTGTACAGACTATAACTTTCAAACCCATTCCGCCACGTCTTCTCCAAGTGTATCTCTCACACGTGTTGAAATCTGAGGGTGTCTCTCTTGGCCCCGGTACAACTATTCGCACTATAACCAAATCACGAGGTGATATTCGCTCACTACTCAATATAGCACAAACATTCAAGACTGGATTCTCTCCCGACATGACAAAGTCCTCTGACAGTCTTGGTATCGAGCAAGGAGTAGAATTATTCTTCAAAGCCAAAACACTCTCTGATGCACGTGATATATTATCACTAATCAAGACCGATCCACGAACAAAAATCTCTGCATTTTACTCTAGTGTTATCATGACATCGTCACTGTCCTCTGAGCAGTTGAAAATAATCCTTGGTGCCTTGTCTGATGCCGATGTACTGTATGGAAGAATAATGAGACATCAAGAGTGGAGGCTATTGCGTTATCTTGATAATATATTATTAAAGATGTACATCCCAAATCTTTCAATATCATACTCCAAGTATAATTTATCATGGAGCCTACTGAGTAAATTACGATGGAGGGCAGCTAGTGTGAGAAAATTGTTTGCGTATCTTGCACCAAAATTCCATGTATCTACTAGTGTATTTGCTACTTTGTATATGCCATATATTATGTATAATATCAAAAATGAAATCATTCAACTTGATCTAGATGAAGAATATGCAGAAATCATAAACAAGGAGCTGAGAAGGATGAGCTGGCGTAAAATACCTATGAAATTTGCAGGCGTGTGTACTGTATGTAATAAAGAAATTGCTGTAGGGGAGCTTGGTATGTGGGCAAAGGAACTTGGTGTAAAGCATCTGGATTGTGCAAAAATTAAAAATTTTCCGTGTACTGTATGTGGTGAACCGGCAGGATGTCCAAAATGTGAATATGCAGATGATTGCGATTTAGAATTAGTGTCTCAAATGTGCATATGTAAGACATGTCTTGATAAAGATTCGTATGATAATTATCGTATCAAAGTTCAAAATAAATTTCTAAAACAAGTAAAGTGA
- a CDS encoding GNAT family N-acetyltransferase: MNHNKIDKIDLKIRELNNSDNLQSLDLTESNKSNPLSVNDFFHSSKVQNFQKNNLASTWVVYYNNTLVGCFSLSMSVIRKNELNDSEIVHEAEYIKTYPAILLGQFGVDKKFRSMGIGSHIIQYITGLALMIGKKIACRYIVLQTDLDHISIYNQFNFKSSKKSNQRLIWMYKKL; encoded by the coding sequence ATGAATCACAATAAAATTGACAAAATTGATTTAAAAATTCGGGAATTAAATAATTCTGATAATTTACAATCACTAGATCTTACTGAATCAAATAAATCTAATCCATTATCTGTAAATGATTTTTTTCATTCATCAAAGGTACAGAATTTTCAGAAAAATAATCTTGCTTCAACATGGGTTGTATATTACAATAATACACTAGTGGGATGTTTCTCTTTATCTATGTCTGTTATACGAAAAAATGAACTCAATGATTCTGAAATAGTACATGAAGCTGAATATATCAAAACATATCCTGCTATATTATTAGGACAATTTGGCGTCGATAAGAAGTTTCGCAGTATGGGTATTGGTTCTCATATTATACAATACATTACAGGATTAGCATTAATGATTGGAAAAAAAATTGCGTGTAGATACATTGTATTACAAACTGATTTAGATCACATATCTATCTATAATCAATTTAATTTCAAATCTTCGAAAAAATCTAATCAAAGACTCATTTGGATGTATAAAAAATTATAA
- a CDS encoding DoxX family protein, with product MSDSLVGQGKLTDIVFFGMRASIGIIFIIHGMAKFSPGFAEVLPRMGLQPELQIPIALAELIPGILLFIGVLTRLSGALLSIIMLGAIFMIKGVTSLTGDMGYEFDLILLASSLVIMIAGPGRVSISHIIQKIPRPLQ from the coding sequence ATGAGCGACTCTCTTGTAGGTCAGGGAAAACTTACAGATATTGTATTCTTTGGCATGAGAGCATCAATCGGTATTATATTCATTATACATGGTATGGCCAAATTCTCACCGGGTTTTGCCGAGGTCCTACCACGAATGGGTCTGCAACCGGAATTACAAATTCCAATAGCACTAGCAGAACTAATTCCTGGCATACTATTATTCATTGGTGTACTGACTAGACTCTCTGGAGCGTTATTATCAATAATTATGCTAGGGGCTATATTCATGATAAAAGGTGTAACATCACTTACTGGTGATATGGGCTATGAATTTGATCTAATCCTACTTGCCAGTTCTCTAGTCATTATGATAGCAGGTCCTGGCAGAGTGTCTATATCTCATATTATACAAAAGATACCACGACCACTACAATAA